From Deltaproteobacteria bacterium, one genomic window encodes:
- a CDS encoding M23 family metallopeptidase, protein MLPVVISVITLISIAFPLLCSAWLWKGKFTSRTDWATRALLSAAVVVFFLVAGTWAFASVWLKYAIALLFAIAVVKTFPRLEDRTIFGRRDSRGRASYRPRIILLVIFLTLDFLAIKGRFIKDEPLDLSFPLKEGRYYVLQGGAGRIANPFHSSAADRYALDIVKLNMLGNRASGFFPSELYLHKIYGEVVYSPCSGSVAKVKDGLPDNPPRSPDTENPAGNHIVIECGDALVLMAHLLQGSITVKEKQSVKENQVIARVGNSGNSFEPHLHISATLKDEPEKALPLTFNERFLAMNRSFRN, encoded by the coding sequence ATGCTCCCGGTCGTAATCTCCGTAATCACGCTAATCTCGATCGCGTTCCCGCTCCTCTGCTCAGCATGGCTCTGGAAAGGCAAGTTCACGAGCAGAACCGACTGGGCTACCCGTGCGCTCCTTTCCGCCGCTGTCGTGGTCTTCTTCCTGGTAGCCGGGACATGGGCTTTCGCGAGCGTGTGGCTCAAATACGCGATAGCGCTCCTCTTCGCAATCGCTGTAGTGAAGACGTTTCCCAGGCTCGAGGACCGGACCATATTCGGAAGGAGGGACAGCAGGGGGCGCGCAAGCTACAGGCCGAGAATCATACTGCTCGTAATCTTTCTTACCCTTGATTTCCTTGCCATCAAAGGCAGGTTCATCAAGGACGAGCCGCTCGATCTTTCTTTTCCGCTCAAGGAAGGGAGGTATTACGTCCTGCAGGGCGGGGCAGGCCGTATTGCGAACCCCTTCCATTCCTCGGCCGCGGACCGCTACGCCCTCGACATAGTCAAGCTCAACATGCTCGGGAACAGGGCATCGGGCTTTTTCCCTTCGGAGCTTTACCTTCATAAGATATACGGGGAGGTCGTCTACAGCCCCTGTTCAGGCAGTGTGGCCAAGGTGAAGGACGGCCTGCCCGACAACCCGCCGCGCTCGCCAGACACGGAAAACCCGGCCGGAAACCATATAGTCATCGAGTGCGGGGATGCCCTGGTGCTCATGGCGCACCTCCTGCAAGGGAGCATCACCGTGAAAGAGAAGCAATCGGTGAAAGAAAACCAGGTAATAGCCCGGGTGGGCAATTCGGGCAACTCATTCGAGCCTCACCTCCACATAAGCGCAACACTTAAGGACGAGCCGGAAAAAGCCCTCCCCCTCACCTTTAATGAAAGATTCCTTGCGATGAACCGGTCGTTCAGGAACTGA
- the pyrF gene encoding orotidine-5'-phosphate decarboxylase, which translates to MSLSPKDRIIFALDVPDLEGARKYIGLLKDHVGVFKIGLELFVSSGPEVVRTVREIGGRGVFLDLKFHDIPETVKGAMRSAVALGADFITVHTSDGSSMLKAAAEAAGNTKVLGVTVLTSLSRESFPDAGIDANFTPESLVLHRAGVAKAAGCAGVVCSGLEAKAVREALGPDFLIVTPGVRTAEDAKGDQKRIVTPFEAISNGADYIVAGRPIRDAKDPAGAAERIASEIENAIQDRI; encoded by the coding sequence ATGAGCCTTTCTCCGAAGGACAGGATAATATTCGCGCTTGATGTGCCTGACCTCGAAGGCGCGCGGAAGTATATAGGCCTCCTCAAAGACCATGTGGGCGTATTCAAGATAGGGCTTGAGCTCTTCGTATCCTCTGGCCCGGAGGTGGTGAGGACGGTCCGGGAAATCGGGGGGAGGGGCGTATTCCTGGACCTCAAATTCCACGACATACCCGAGACCGTAAAGGGGGCCATGAGGTCGGCCGTTGCTCTTGGCGCGGACTTCATTACCGTCCACACATCGGACGGCAGTTCCATGCTCAAGGCCGCGGCAGAGGCAGCCGGGAATACAAAGGTGCTCGGAGTCACGGTCCTTACCAGCCTTTCGAGGGAGTCGTTTCCCGATGCGGGGATTGACGCGAACTTCACGCCCGAATCCCTTGTCCTCCACCGTGCCGGGGTCGCGAAAGCCGCCGGGTGCGCCGGGGTAGTCTGCTCCGGCCTCGAAGCAAAGGCCGTTCGAGAAGCGCTCGGCCCGGATTTCCTCATCGTCACGCCGGGCGTGCGCACGGCCGAAGACGCCAAGGGCGACCAGAAGCGGATAGTTACGCCGTTTGAGGCGATATCGAACGGAGCAGACTACATCGTCGCGGGCCGCCCCATAAGGGATGCGAAAGACCCGGCCGGCGCGGCGGAAAGGATCGCTTCCGAAATAGAAAATGCGATACAGGACAGAATTTGA
- the pyrE gene encoding orotate phosphoribosyltransferase, whose translation MEDFSHQIMDEDYKKELLDILYNKSFKYDEAGFTLSSGKKSNVYIDVKKTALSSVAMELIGYAYFQKLKLAPIDAVGGMTFGADPIAYAAALTCTVRGKYLDVFVVRKEPKGHGTQAWVEGDVKPGANVVVVEDVVTTGASTIKAVQKAKEAGYNVLRVIPLLDREEGGAENIQKETGVKVDPIFTLSDLMEVHNKKMEEEEKERKKKEREKERPVF comes from the coding sequence ATGGAAGACTTTTCGCACCAGATAATGGATGAGGACTATAAGAAGGAACTCCTCGACATCCTCTATAACAAGTCCTTCAAATATGACGAGGCCGGGTTCACGCTTTCAAGCGGCAAGAAAAGCAACGTCTACATAGATGTAAAAAAGACGGCCCTCTCTTCGGTCGCGATGGAGCTTATCGGCTACGCGTACTTCCAGAAATTGAAGCTCGCGCCCATCGACGCGGTGGGCGGCATGACCTTCGGGGCAGACCCAATAGCCTACGCGGCGGCCCTCACATGTACTGTCAGGGGCAAGTACCTTGACGTATTCGTCGTGAGGAAGGAACCAAAGGGGCACGGCACACAGGCCTGGGTAGAGGGCGACGTGAAGCCCGGCGCCAACGTGGTGGTCGTCGAGGACGTGGTCACGACCGGGGCCTCCACCATCAAAGCCGTGCAGAAGGCCAAGGAGGCGGGCTATAATGTGCTCCGCGTAATACCTCTTCTGGACAGGGAAGAGGGCGGCGCCGAGAACATCCAGAAGGAGACCGGCGTTAAGGTCGACCCCATCTTCACGTTGTCGGACCTCATGGAGGTCCACAATAAGAAGATGGAGGAAGAGGAGAAGGAAAGGAAGAAGAAGGAGAGGGAAAAAGAGAGGCCGGTATTCTGA
- a CDS encoding KamA family radical SAM protein has translation MEGLSISSEPPSSKAAKVAVRSDLAEYIECPASRPESWNDWKWQLKNRITSLEALKDLIPLTRREEEGIKRATGRLAMAITPYFLTLIDRQDPKCPIRKQAIPRLEEFSVSSCEMVDPCGEDSHTPVPGLVHRYPDRALLIVTDSCAMYCRYCTRKRMVGEEHPPMPVERFDDAIKYIKSKKSIRDILISGGDPLMMKTEVLEDYIKRLRAIPHLEVIRIGTRVPVTLPMRVTGELVAMLRKYHPLYISIHFSHPKEISPEVEKACSMLADAGIPLGSQTVLLKGVNDRPAVMKKLMQELLKIRVRPYYIYQCDMAVGTGHFRTPVSVGINIMEELRGHTTGYAVPTFVVDAPGGGGKIPVAPTYLISQAKGKLTLRNYENKIYTYSEPE, from the coding sequence ATGGAAGGGCTTTCAATAAGCTCTGAACCGCCCAGTAGCAAAGCGGCTAAAGTCGCGGTAAGGTCCGATTTAGCCGAGTATATCGAGTGCCCCGCTTCAAGGCCTGAGAGCTGGAACGACTGGAAATGGCAGCTCAAAAACCGCATTACCTCCCTTGAGGCGTTGAAAGACCTCATTCCCCTTACCCGGCGGGAAGAGGAAGGAATCAAGCGCGCCACCGGCCGCCTGGCCATGGCCATCACCCCTTATTTTCTCACGCTCATCGACAGACAGGACCCCAAATGCCCCATAAGGAAGCAGGCAATACCGAGGCTCGAGGAATTCAGCGTTTCTTCCTGCGAGATGGTAGACCCGTGCGGAGAGGACTCCCATACCCCTGTTCCGGGGCTCGTCCACAGGTATCCTGACAGGGCCCTCCTTATAGTGACCGATTCCTGCGCCATGTATTGCAGGTATTGCACGAGGAAACGGATGGTCGGGGAAGAGCACCCGCCCATGCCCGTAGAGCGCTTCGATGACGCGATAAAATACATCAAGTCGAAAAAATCCATAAGGGATATCCTCATCTCGGGCGGCGACCCGCTCATGATGAAGACCGAGGTCCTCGAGGACTATATAAAAAGGCTCAGGGCCATACCGCACCTTGAAGTGATAAGGATAGGAACCAGAGTCCCTGTGACGCTGCCCATGAGGGTGACCGGGGAGCTCGTCGCGATGCTCAGGAAATACCACCCGCTCTATATAAGCATCCACTTCTCGCACCCGAAGGAGATTTCTCCCGAGGTCGAGAAGGCCTGCTCCATGCTCGCTGACGCGGGGATCCCGCTAGGCAGCCAGACCGTACTCCTGAAGGGCGTAAACGACAGGCCCGCTGTGATGAAAAAGCTCATGCAGGAGCTCCTCAAGATACGGGTCAGGCCATATTACATCTATCAGTGCGACATGGCAGTGGGCACGGGCCACTTCAGGACGCCTGTCTCGGTGGGCATCAATATAATGGAGGAGCTCCGGGGGCATACTACAGGCTATGCGGTGCCGACCTTTGTGGTCGACGCGCCGGGGGGAGGGGGGAAGATCCCGGTTGCGCCCACTTACCTCATATCCCAGGCCAAGGGCAAACTGACGCTCAGGAATTACGAGAACAAGATTTATACATATTCGGAGCCGGAGTAG